In one Pseudomonas sp. SG20056 genomic region, the following are encoded:
- a CDS encoding LysR substrate-binding domain-containing protein — MSQRLPPLYALRAFEAAARHSSFTRAAEELAITQSAVSRHVRTLEEHFACRLFERRGRSLQLTETARMLLPGLRDGFEALERACNTLRVDDAVLRLKAPSTLTMRWLLARLSRYRLSSASEVQLTSAWMDVDKVDFLHEPFDCAVLLSQGDFPEEWESTELFAEWLIPVCAPEALSEQPWDLPRLQAAELLHPTPDRRDWRQWLQAMGLADQVPLKGGQVFDTLELGMVAAARGYGVSIGDLVMVAEDVAQGRLGLPWPSAVPSGDSYYLVWPKARRGQERFRRLRDYLVADVGAMQLPVVERVACRA; from the coding sequence ATGAGCCAGCGCTTGCCGCCGCTCTATGCCCTGCGCGCCTTCGAGGCGGCGGCGCGGCACAGCTCCTTTACCCGCGCCGCCGAAGAGTTGGCGATCACCCAGAGTGCGGTCAGTCGGCATGTACGCACTCTGGAAGAACACTTCGCCTGCCGCCTGTTCGAGCGTCGCGGCCGCAGCCTGCAACTCACCGAAACCGCGCGCATGTTGCTGCCTGGGCTGCGCGATGGCTTCGAGGCGCTGGAGCGCGCCTGCAACACCCTGCGCGTCGACGACGCGGTGCTGCGCCTGAAGGCGCCGTCGACCCTGACCATGCGCTGGTTGCTGGCGCGCCTGTCGCGCTATCGCCTGAGCAGCGCCAGTGAGGTGCAACTGACCAGTGCCTGGATGGACGTGGACAAGGTGGACTTTCTGCATGAGCCGTTCGACTGCGCCGTGCTGCTGAGCCAGGGCGATTTCCCTGAAGAGTGGGAAAGCACCGAGCTGTTTGCCGAATGGTTGATTCCGGTCTGCGCGCCTGAAGCCTTGAGCGAACAGCCTTGGGATCTGCCGCGTCTGCAAGCGGCCGAACTGCTGCATCCCACGCCAGACCGCCGCGACTGGCGGCAGTGGCTGCAGGCCATGGGCCTGGCGGATCAGGTGCCGCTCAAGGGCGGTCAGGTATTCGACACCCTGGAGCTGGGCATGGTGGCGGCGGCGCGTGGCTATGGGGTGTCAATCGGTGATCTGGTGATGGTCGCTGAGGATGTCGCCCAAGGCCGGCTCGGCCTGCCCTGGCCCAGCGCCGTACCCAGTGGTGACAGCTACTACCTGGTCTGGCCCAAGGCGCGCCGAGGCCAGGAGCGCTTTCGCCGCTTGCGCGATTATCTGGTAGCCGATGTGGGCGCTATGCAACTGCCGGTGGTTGAGCGGGTGGCGTGTAGAGCGTAA